One window of the Lepisosteus oculatus isolate fLepOcu1 chromosome 24, fLepOcu1.hap2, whole genome shotgun sequence genome contains the following:
- the ccdc180 gene encoding coiled-coil domain-containing protein 180 isoform X1, translating into MADVHVVPSGKVYRQIFDAEVQLVRSLDEVRKKHIPCQVPLDSGKIAMARAPDTAGEAVQRQGVWTQGMTNSSSGKRVCRGEFSSSNRHYEESEDQIAAEEVRGLSDVIVAEKTGSDIIERLTENKQQRHAEAVSQLHQELVVVSADFEPLFREAGEDLLHRLSESDKEMEELLQRIDSDNDLEKFTFQGLHEYWGSVSQESLQRRKWIEDLDETLNKYESERAVMIEEILKKYTQMLEKISYLMPPDIHRFMDKESMMINQALLANRRATGRLFVNLMEHDLQRELSHRLRWEDKLQDWKKIKMQDAIDRFKEFMSSPHIQSPEAVQRTLDTMRKAQESLCGRRLNVLQSLSSITPPRCTKSVVSEWYSSLSTINEQIDTLHIDTMTKLRSYYEQIWQDCLAEIERFKKEVSSYALSDHEVHCICNNKLLPLVGQSQRNQEAYLEAMDKSFEELAKRVSAQSKVLFKFARGAAHLWELHSTGLQRKEQLLQDQLDEIRHAHDQDNQGKEASLDIMMDKLRQESTEEALKNSLDKALSFLEEIKNGYFTFYKEQVDVVESYPAMVLEELQLYSTAVSKFFHVKEIFKQETEEQYSVCSTSLSLDAGGKGFVRKKRHPTTGQGRKRLITSTPKGASNPQSDHMDLLLTCSSVELQSTEDELESQIDSHDPSQICETFTTSRGNVYNAWKSILKVSEDGEQSKPPSYVEVVLLSDSMLTDLLKSVRLAFFEHLEDRYQITLTNATSIVAAKKDELKSELELRLHLHQPRAKRIEMDIHNVRAAELVLHRDRVERHCKGITEALNTLKAEFVTLRQEQKTLTEDFRRQIYGMESIFINASKSDILVGLCGSLQSNLDKHMGLIQTSLRQYRQKLESTLGRLRESNAEFIKSFRLFSEGGNFTPEEIDLFQRRLEKTSGRIDSTDELLLLDMEGMESKCLEQATEVVNKFEDKFHYLTVDLTFMEKIQRLLTNTQVLIKTEVTKSNRQTENLSTYLAQFESKIDACARPNIDKETVTPDDLYSFTRFIMEELKKRCLYLDCLIDITSTDIGPEAPLQGSFATAARTETLKQEKLGSQTTDSLLQPSRMGRPAIEDVAVGVIQHILQTQKSKVMPDLQGEQVERSQPLTAGTYCAGQTQSRPTSEVAVALRRSVGSATGLRTEAPLRRVSSTCVKRFSKPTRFDKRFQVFGPKPEQEPVSFKEVINSILWKANDVLLAVAEEFYKKKERRAITRPQYLQETFEHCAEVLNSKLLSYQNQAHDYHNACLQEFREQLMRFEQCLSHVPRQLIGHLSEQHLQKLSQATSQIYHHFALKQQESEHQQNDHWNKLRPTLGHPNSVNELESLCNLEEVRLKELINTIDTTKLQLQECLKKHAEDFVTALASLTENLLLLLDDFVTIDDIQIGQIAVVKEKTCTLIRRKQAGLPLEDKQYKPLIQRGSRTWPGIPYFEPKAKINAEKSCRETASVKTGKTTLGHLSAVEARDSVYQKHQTEYDKEITRTEEEWEAQRKSARQWEESWKESVLKIKQLYV; encoded by the exons ATGGCAGACGTTCACGTGGTTCCCAGTGGAAAAGTCTACAGACAAATCTTTGATGCTGAg GTTCAGCTTGTGAGGAGTCTGGATGAAGTGAGAAAGAAGCACATTCCCTGTCAAGTGCCTCTGGACAGTGGAAAAATTGCCATGGCGAGGGCCCCAGACACTGCTGGGGAAGCAGTTCAACGGCAGGGTGTGTGGACACAGGGAATGACAAACTCCTCTTCAGGGAAGAGGGTTTGCAG GGGAGAATTCTCATCCAGCAATAGGCACTATGAAGAAAGTGAGGACCAGATTGCAGCAGAGGAAGTTAGGGGTCTCTCTGATGTTATag TTGCAGAAAAAACAGGCTCAGATATTATTGAGAGACTCACAGAGAACAAGCAACAGAGACACGCAGAAGCAGTGAGTCAGTTACACCAGGAGCTTGTTGTTGTGAGTGCG GATTTTGAGCCTCTGTTTAGAGAAGCTGGAGAAGACCTTCTTCATAGACTATCAGAGTCAGATAAGGAAATGGAGGAACTTTTGCAAAGGATTGACAGTGATAACGATCTGGAAAAGTTCACATTTCAG GGTCTACATGAGTACTGGGGCTCTGTGAGTCAGGAATCGCTGCAAAGACGAAAATGGATAGAAGATCTTGATGAAACGCTCAATAAATATGAGTCTGAGAGAGCTGTAATG ATTgaagaaattttgaaaaaatacactCAGATGCTTGAGAAAATTAGCTACTTGATGCCTCCTGATATCCACAGGTTTATGGATAAGGAATCCATG ATGATAAACCAGGCTTTGCTGGCAAACAGACGAGCAACGGGTAGGCTTTTTGTCAATCTAATGGAGCATGATTTACAAAGGGAGCTGTCTCACAGATTGAGATGGGAAGACAAACTGCAGGACTGGAAAAAAATTAAGATGCAAGATGCAATTGATCGGTTCAA GGAGTTCATGAGCAGCCCACACATCCAGAGCCCTGAGGCTGTGCAAAGGACCCTGGACACAATGCGGAAAGCCCAGGAATCTCTGTGTGGGAGAAGATTGAACGTCCTGCAGTCTCTCAG TTCAATCACACCTCCTAGGTGCACTAAATCAGTGGTTTCTGAATGGTACTCATCTTTGTCAACTATTAATGAGCAAATAG ATACCCTGCATATTGATACTATGACCAAACTCCGCTCCTATTATGAACAAATTTGGCAAGACTGTTTGGCTGAGATTGAGAGATTCAAG AAAGAAGTGAGTTCTTATGCACTTTCTGATCATGAGGTTCACTGTATTTGCAACAACAAACTGCTACCGCTTGTTGGACAGAGTCAGCGAAATCAAGAAGCATACCTGGAAGCAATGGAT AAATCATTTGAAGAGCTGGCAAAGAGGGTCAGTGCTCAAAGTaaagttctttttaaatttgccCGAGGGGCTGCCCACCTCTGGGAGCTGCATAGCACAGGCCTGCAGAGAAAGGAGCAGCTGCTGCAGGAccaactggatgagatccgcCATGCACATGACCAGGACAATCAG ggCAAAGAAGCAAGTCTGGATATTATGATGGATAAACTCAGGCAGGAGAGCACAGAGGAGGCCCTGAAGAACAgtttggataaggcacttagctTTCTGGAGGAAATTAAAAATGG GTATTTCACTTTTTATAAAGAACAAGTTGATGTGGTTGAATCATACCCTGCCATGGTCCTGGAAGAACTGCAGTTATACAGCACAGCTGTTAGTAAATTCTTCCATGTGAAAGAGATTTTCAAACAG GAAACTGAAGAGCAATATTCTGTGTGTTCTACATCATTAAGCCTAG ATGCAGGTGGTAAAGGTTTTGTAAGGAAGAAACGCCATCCCACAACTGGTCAGGGAAGAAAGCGACTTATCACTAGTACACCAAAGGGAGCCTCCAATCCTCAATCTGATCACATGGATCTTCTTCTTACCTGCTCCTCTGTAGAGCTCCAATCTACTGAG GACGAATTAGAATCGCAGATTGATTCCCATGATCCTTCTCAAATCTGTGAGACATTCACGACATCCAGAGGCAATGTGTACAATGCCTGGAAGTCAATCTTGAAAGTGTCAGAAGATGGAGAACAGAGCAAGCCCCCTTCTTATGTGGAAGTGGTGCTATTATCAGACAGCATGCTTACAGATCTATTGAAAAG TGTGAGGCTGGCATTCTTTGAGCACTTGGAGGATAGGTATCAAATAACCCTTACTAATGCAACTAGCATTGTGGCAGCTAAGAAAGACGAACTTAAATCCGAACTGGAACTGCGGTTACATCTTCATCAACCAAGAGCAAAGAGGATTGAGATGGATATTCACAATGTTCGAGCTG CTGAGTTAGTGCTTCACAGAGACCGAGTTGAGCGACATTGCAAAGGAATTACAGAGGCCTTGAACACTTTAAAGGCAGAGTTTGTTACTCTTCGTCAAGAGCAGAAGACACTAACTGAAGATTTCCGAAGACAGATCTATGGCATGGAGAGCATCTTTATAAACGCATCCAAATCAGACAT CTTAGTTGGTCTTTGTGGCTCGCTGCAGTCCAACCTTGATAAGCATATGGGTTTGATCCAGACATCCTTACGGCAGTACAGGCAGAAACTGGAATCTACGCTTGGACGTCTAAGGGAATCCAATGCAGAGTTTATAAAATCCTTTAG attattttctGAAGGCGGGAATTTTACTCCTGAAGAGATTGATTTGTTCCAGAGGCGACTTGAGAAGACTTCTGGTCGTATTGACTCCACTGATGAGCTGTTGTTGTTGGATATGGAAGGAATGGAGTCAAAGTGTCTTGAACAG GCAACAGAGGTGGTTAATAAGTTTGAAGACAAATTCCATTATCTTACAGTAGATCTGACCTTCATGGAAAAAATTCAGCGATTGCTGACTAACACACAAGTTCTAATAAAAACAGAG GTAACTAAGAGCAATAGGCAGACGGAAAACTTAAGTACCTATCTGGCCCAGTTTGAGAGCAAGATAGATGCGTGTGCCAGACCCAATATAGATAAAGAG ACTGTAACTCCTGATGATCTTTACTCTTTTACTCGGTTCATAATGGAAGAGCTCAAGAAAAGATGTCTGTACCTGGACTGCTTGATT GACATCACCTCCACAGATATAGGTCCTGAGGCTCCCTTGCAAGGTTCCTTTGCCACAGCTGCCCGTACAGAGACCCTGAAACAGGAGAAGCTGGGGAGCCAGACTACAGACAGCCTCCTGCAGCCAAGCAGGATGGGCAGACCTGCCATTGAGGATGTGGCTGTTGGTGTTATTCAGCACATATTACA aACACAGAAATCCAAAGTCATGCCAGATCTTCAAGGAGAGCAAGTGGAGAGAAGTCAGCCATTAACAGCTG GGACCTACTGTGCTGGCCAGACCCAAAGTCGGCCAACCAGTGAGGTGGCTGTAGCCCTTCGAAGATCAGTGGGGTCTGCCACTGGCCTGAGAACAGAGGCCCCACTCAGGAGAGTCTCGTCCACATG TGTCAAAAGGTTTTCCAAGCCTACTCGGTTTGATAAGAGATTCCAGGTTTTTGGACCCAAGCCTGAACAGGAGCCTGT TTCCTTCAAAGAGGTTATCAACAGTATCCTATGGAAAGCTAATGATGTTTTACTAGCTGTGGCTGAG GAGTTCTACAAAAAGAAAGAGAGACGGGCCATCACCCGGCCCCAGTATCTGCAAGAGACCTTTGAGCACTGTGCAGAGGTGTTGAACAGCAAGCTGCTGTCTTACCAAAACCAAGCCCATGATTACCACAATGCATGCCTGCAAG AGTTCAGAGAGCAGCTGATGCGGTTTGAGCAGTGTCTGTCGCATGTGCCTAGGCAACTCATTGGCCACCTGTCAGAACAGCACTTGCAGAAACTCAGCCAAGCTACATCCCAGATATACCACCATTTCGCACTAAAACAGCAGGAGAGTGAACATCAACAG AATGACCATTGGAATAAACTGCGACCCACTCTAGGCCATCCAAACAGTGTGAATGAGCTTGAGAGCTTGTGTAACCTGGAGGAAGTGAGACTTAAAGAACTGATAAATACAATTGATACCACCAAATTACAACTGCAG gagtgtttgaaaaaacacgctGAAGACTTTGTTACAGCACTTGCTTCGCTAACAGAAAACCTTCTTCTCCTGCTGGATGACTTTGTGACTATAGATGATATTCAGATTGGAC AGATTGCAGTTGTGAAGGAAAAGACTTGTACTCTTATACGGCGAAAACAAGCAGGTCTCCCTCTGGAGGACAAACAATATAAACCTTTAATACAGCGCGGCAGCAG aACTTGGCCAGGAATTCCTTACTTTGAACCCAAAGCcaaaataaatgctgaaaaaTCCTGCAGAGAAACAGCCTCAGTTAAAACTGGAAAAACAACTCTGGGCCACTTGTCAGCAGTAGAAGCAAGAGATTCAGTCTATCAG AAGCATCAAACGGAGTATGATAAGGAGATAACGAGAACTGAAGAAGAGTGGGAAGCCCAGAGGAAAAGTGCCAGACAATGGGAGGAAAGCTGGAAAGAATCAGTGTTGAAAATCAAACAGCTATATGTGTGA
- the ccdc180 gene encoding coiled-coil domain-containing protein 180 isoform X2 encodes MARAPDTAGEAVQRQGVWTQGMTNSSSGKRVCRGEFSSSNRHYEESEDQIAAEEVRGLSDVIVAEKTGSDIIERLTENKQQRHAEAVSQLHQELVVVSADFEPLFREAGEDLLHRLSESDKEMEELLQRIDSDNDLEKFTFQGLHEYWGSVSQESLQRRKWIEDLDETLNKYESERAVMIEEILKKYTQMLEKISYLMPPDIHRFMDKESMMINQALLANRRATGRLFVNLMEHDLQRELSHRLRWEDKLQDWKKIKMQDAIDRFKEFMSSPHIQSPEAVQRTLDTMRKAQESLCGRRLNVLQSLSSITPPRCTKSVVSEWYSSLSTINEQIDTLHIDTMTKLRSYYEQIWQDCLAEIERFKKEVSSYALSDHEVHCICNNKLLPLVGQSQRNQEAYLEAMDKSFEELAKRVSAQSKVLFKFARGAAHLWELHSTGLQRKEQLLQDQLDEIRHAHDQDNQGKEASLDIMMDKLRQESTEEALKNSLDKALSFLEEIKNGYFTFYKEQVDVVESYPAMVLEELQLYSTAVSKFFHVKEIFKQETEEQYSVCSTSLSLDAGGKGFVRKKRHPTTGQGRKRLITSTPKGASNPQSDHMDLLLTCSSVELQSTEDELESQIDSHDPSQICETFTTSRGNVYNAWKSILKVSEDGEQSKPPSYVEVVLLSDSMLTDLLKSVRLAFFEHLEDRYQITLTNATSIVAAKKDELKSELELRLHLHQPRAKRIEMDIHNVRAAELVLHRDRVERHCKGITEALNTLKAEFVTLRQEQKTLTEDFRRQIYGMESIFINASKSDILVGLCGSLQSNLDKHMGLIQTSLRQYRQKLESTLGRLRESNAEFIKSFRLFSEGGNFTPEEIDLFQRRLEKTSGRIDSTDELLLLDMEGMESKCLEQATEVVNKFEDKFHYLTVDLTFMEKIQRLLTNTQVLIKTEVTKSNRQTENLSTYLAQFESKIDACARPNIDKETVTPDDLYSFTRFIMEELKKRCLYLDCLIDITSTDIGPEAPLQGSFATAARTETLKQEKLGSQTTDSLLQPSRMGRPAIEDVAVGVIQHILQTQKSKVMPDLQGEQVERSQPLTAGTYCAGQTQSRPTSEVAVALRRSVGSATGLRTEAPLRRVSSTCVKRFSKPTRFDKRFQVFGPKPEQEPVSFKEVINSILWKANDVLLAVAEEFYKKKERRAITRPQYLQETFEHCAEVLNSKLLSYQNQAHDYHNACLQEFREQLMRFEQCLSHVPRQLIGHLSEQHLQKLSQATSQIYHHFALKQQESEHQQNDHWNKLRPTLGHPNSVNELESLCNLEEVRLKELINTIDTTKLQLQECLKKHAEDFVTALASLTENLLLLLDDFVTIDDIQIGQIAVVKEKTCTLIRRKQAGLPLEDKQYKPLIQRGSRTWPGIPYFEPKAKINAEKSCRETASVKTGKTTLGHLSAVEARDSVYQKHQTEYDKEITRTEEEWEAQRKSARQWEESWKESVLKIKQLYV; translated from the exons ATGGCGAGGGCCCCAGACACTGCTGGGGAAGCAGTTCAACGGCAGGGTGTGTGGACACAGGGAATGACAAACTCCTCTTCAGGGAAGAGGGTTTGCAG GGGAGAATTCTCATCCAGCAATAGGCACTATGAAGAAAGTGAGGACCAGATTGCAGCAGAGGAAGTTAGGGGTCTCTCTGATGTTATag TTGCAGAAAAAACAGGCTCAGATATTATTGAGAGACTCACAGAGAACAAGCAACAGAGACACGCAGAAGCAGTGAGTCAGTTACACCAGGAGCTTGTTGTTGTGAGTGCG GATTTTGAGCCTCTGTTTAGAGAAGCTGGAGAAGACCTTCTTCATAGACTATCAGAGTCAGATAAGGAAATGGAGGAACTTTTGCAAAGGATTGACAGTGATAACGATCTGGAAAAGTTCACATTTCAG GGTCTACATGAGTACTGGGGCTCTGTGAGTCAGGAATCGCTGCAAAGACGAAAATGGATAGAAGATCTTGATGAAACGCTCAATAAATATGAGTCTGAGAGAGCTGTAATG ATTgaagaaattttgaaaaaatacactCAGATGCTTGAGAAAATTAGCTACTTGATGCCTCCTGATATCCACAGGTTTATGGATAAGGAATCCATG ATGATAAACCAGGCTTTGCTGGCAAACAGACGAGCAACGGGTAGGCTTTTTGTCAATCTAATGGAGCATGATTTACAAAGGGAGCTGTCTCACAGATTGAGATGGGAAGACAAACTGCAGGACTGGAAAAAAATTAAGATGCAAGATGCAATTGATCGGTTCAA GGAGTTCATGAGCAGCCCACACATCCAGAGCCCTGAGGCTGTGCAAAGGACCCTGGACACAATGCGGAAAGCCCAGGAATCTCTGTGTGGGAGAAGATTGAACGTCCTGCAGTCTCTCAG TTCAATCACACCTCCTAGGTGCACTAAATCAGTGGTTTCTGAATGGTACTCATCTTTGTCAACTATTAATGAGCAAATAG ATACCCTGCATATTGATACTATGACCAAACTCCGCTCCTATTATGAACAAATTTGGCAAGACTGTTTGGCTGAGATTGAGAGATTCAAG AAAGAAGTGAGTTCTTATGCACTTTCTGATCATGAGGTTCACTGTATTTGCAACAACAAACTGCTACCGCTTGTTGGACAGAGTCAGCGAAATCAAGAAGCATACCTGGAAGCAATGGAT AAATCATTTGAAGAGCTGGCAAAGAGGGTCAGTGCTCAAAGTaaagttctttttaaatttgccCGAGGGGCTGCCCACCTCTGGGAGCTGCATAGCACAGGCCTGCAGAGAAAGGAGCAGCTGCTGCAGGAccaactggatgagatccgcCATGCACATGACCAGGACAATCAG ggCAAAGAAGCAAGTCTGGATATTATGATGGATAAACTCAGGCAGGAGAGCACAGAGGAGGCCCTGAAGAACAgtttggataaggcacttagctTTCTGGAGGAAATTAAAAATGG GTATTTCACTTTTTATAAAGAACAAGTTGATGTGGTTGAATCATACCCTGCCATGGTCCTGGAAGAACTGCAGTTATACAGCACAGCTGTTAGTAAATTCTTCCATGTGAAAGAGATTTTCAAACAG GAAACTGAAGAGCAATATTCTGTGTGTTCTACATCATTAAGCCTAG ATGCAGGTGGTAAAGGTTTTGTAAGGAAGAAACGCCATCCCACAACTGGTCAGGGAAGAAAGCGACTTATCACTAGTACACCAAAGGGAGCCTCCAATCCTCAATCTGATCACATGGATCTTCTTCTTACCTGCTCCTCTGTAGAGCTCCAATCTACTGAG GACGAATTAGAATCGCAGATTGATTCCCATGATCCTTCTCAAATCTGTGAGACATTCACGACATCCAGAGGCAATGTGTACAATGCCTGGAAGTCAATCTTGAAAGTGTCAGAAGATGGAGAACAGAGCAAGCCCCCTTCTTATGTGGAAGTGGTGCTATTATCAGACAGCATGCTTACAGATCTATTGAAAAG TGTGAGGCTGGCATTCTTTGAGCACTTGGAGGATAGGTATCAAATAACCCTTACTAATGCAACTAGCATTGTGGCAGCTAAGAAAGACGAACTTAAATCCGAACTGGAACTGCGGTTACATCTTCATCAACCAAGAGCAAAGAGGATTGAGATGGATATTCACAATGTTCGAGCTG CTGAGTTAGTGCTTCACAGAGACCGAGTTGAGCGACATTGCAAAGGAATTACAGAGGCCTTGAACACTTTAAAGGCAGAGTTTGTTACTCTTCGTCAAGAGCAGAAGACACTAACTGAAGATTTCCGAAGACAGATCTATGGCATGGAGAGCATCTTTATAAACGCATCCAAATCAGACAT CTTAGTTGGTCTTTGTGGCTCGCTGCAGTCCAACCTTGATAAGCATATGGGTTTGATCCAGACATCCTTACGGCAGTACAGGCAGAAACTGGAATCTACGCTTGGACGTCTAAGGGAATCCAATGCAGAGTTTATAAAATCCTTTAG attattttctGAAGGCGGGAATTTTACTCCTGAAGAGATTGATTTGTTCCAGAGGCGACTTGAGAAGACTTCTGGTCGTATTGACTCCACTGATGAGCTGTTGTTGTTGGATATGGAAGGAATGGAGTCAAAGTGTCTTGAACAG GCAACAGAGGTGGTTAATAAGTTTGAAGACAAATTCCATTATCTTACAGTAGATCTGACCTTCATGGAAAAAATTCAGCGATTGCTGACTAACACACAAGTTCTAATAAAAACAGAG GTAACTAAGAGCAATAGGCAGACGGAAAACTTAAGTACCTATCTGGCCCAGTTTGAGAGCAAGATAGATGCGTGTGCCAGACCCAATATAGATAAAGAG ACTGTAACTCCTGATGATCTTTACTCTTTTACTCGGTTCATAATGGAAGAGCTCAAGAAAAGATGTCTGTACCTGGACTGCTTGATT GACATCACCTCCACAGATATAGGTCCTGAGGCTCCCTTGCAAGGTTCCTTTGCCACAGCTGCCCGTACAGAGACCCTGAAACAGGAGAAGCTGGGGAGCCAGACTACAGACAGCCTCCTGCAGCCAAGCAGGATGGGCAGACCTGCCATTGAGGATGTGGCTGTTGGTGTTATTCAGCACATATTACA aACACAGAAATCCAAAGTCATGCCAGATCTTCAAGGAGAGCAAGTGGAGAGAAGTCAGCCATTAACAGCTG GGACCTACTGTGCTGGCCAGACCCAAAGTCGGCCAACCAGTGAGGTGGCTGTAGCCCTTCGAAGATCAGTGGGGTCTGCCACTGGCCTGAGAACAGAGGCCCCACTCAGGAGAGTCTCGTCCACATG TGTCAAAAGGTTTTCCAAGCCTACTCGGTTTGATAAGAGATTCCAGGTTTTTGGACCCAAGCCTGAACAGGAGCCTGT TTCCTTCAAAGAGGTTATCAACAGTATCCTATGGAAAGCTAATGATGTTTTACTAGCTGTGGCTGAG GAGTTCTACAAAAAGAAAGAGAGACGGGCCATCACCCGGCCCCAGTATCTGCAAGAGACCTTTGAGCACTGTGCAGAGGTGTTGAACAGCAAGCTGCTGTCTTACCAAAACCAAGCCCATGATTACCACAATGCATGCCTGCAAG AGTTCAGAGAGCAGCTGATGCGGTTTGAGCAGTGTCTGTCGCATGTGCCTAGGCAACTCATTGGCCACCTGTCAGAACAGCACTTGCAGAAACTCAGCCAAGCTACATCCCAGATATACCACCATTTCGCACTAAAACAGCAGGAGAGTGAACATCAACAG AATGACCATTGGAATAAACTGCGACCCACTCTAGGCCATCCAAACAGTGTGAATGAGCTTGAGAGCTTGTGTAACCTGGAGGAAGTGAGACTTAAAGAACTGATAAATACAATTGATACCACCAAATTACAACTGCAG gagtgtttgaaaaaacacgctGAAGACTTTGTTACAGCACTTGCTTCGCTAACAGAAAACCTTCTTCTCCTGCTGGATGACTTTGTGACTATAGATGATATTCAGATTGGAC AGATTGCAGTTGTGAAGGAAAAGACTTGTACTCTTATACGGCGAAAACAAGCAGGTCTCCCTCTGGAGGACAAACAATATAAACCTTTAATACAGCGCGGCAGCAG aACTTGGCCAGGAATTCCTTACTTTGAACCCAAAGCcaaaataaatgctgaaaaaTCCTGCAGAGAAACAGCCTCAGTTAAAACTGGAAAAACAACTCTGGGCCACTTGTCAGCAGTAGAAGCAAGAGATTCAGTCTATCAG AAGCATCAAACGGAGTATGATAAGGAGATAACGAGAACTGAAGAAGAGTGGGAAGCCCAGAGGAAAAGTGCCAGACAATGGGAGGAAAGCTGGAAAGAATCAGTGTTGAAAATCAAACAGCTATATGTGTGA